A DNA window from Sylvia atricapilla isolate bSylAtr1 chromosome 6, bSylAtr1.pri, whole genome shotgun sequence contains the following coding sequences:
- the LRRC4C gene encoding leucine-rich repeat-containing protein 4C, which produces MLNKMTLHPQQIMIGPRFNRALFDPLLVVLLALQLLVVAGLVRAQTCPSVCSCSNQFSKVICVRKNLRDVPDGISTNTRLLNLHENQIQIIKVNSFKHLRHLEILQLSRNHIRTIEIGAFNGLANLNTLELFDNRLTTIPNGAFVYLSKLKELWLRNNPIESIPSYAFNRIPSLRRLDLGELKRLSYISEGAFEGLSNLRYLNLAMCNLREIPNLTPLVKLDELDLSGNHLTAIRPGSFQGLMHLQKLWMIQSQIQVIERNAFDNLQSLVEINLAHNNLTLLPHDLFTPLRLERIHLHHNPWNCNCDILWLSWWIKDKAPSNTACCARCHTPPSLKGRYIGELDLNYFTCYAPVIVEPPADLNVTEGMAAEMKCRASTSLTSVSWITPNGSVMTHGAYRVRIAVLSDGTLNFTKVTVQDTGLYTCMVSNSVGNTTASATLNVTALDNPGYTYFSTVTVETVEPSQDEAQTTEQVGPTPVTNWETINMTTSLTPQSTRSTEKTFTIPVTDANNGIPGIDEVMKTTKIIIGCFVAITLMAAVMLVIFYKMRKQHHRQNHHAPTRTVEIINVDDELTGDTPIESHLPMPAIEHEHLNHYNSYKSPFNHTTTVNTINSIHSSVHEPLLIRMNSKDNVQETQI; this is translated from the coding sequence ATGTTGAACAAGATGACCTTACATCCACAGCAGATAATGATAGGTCCTAGGTTTAACAGGGCCCTATTTGACCCCCTGCTTGTGGTGCTGTTGGCTCTTCAGCTTCTTGTGGTGGCTGGTCTAGTGAGGGCCCAAACTTGCCCTTctgtctgctcctgcagcaacCAGTTCAGTAAGGTGATCTGTGTACGGAAAAATCTTAGAGACGTGCCAGACGGCATCTCCACCAACACCCGGCTACTCAATCTCCATGAGAACCAGATCCAAATCATTAAAGTTAATAGCTTCAAACATCTGAGGCACCTAGaaatcctgcagctcagcaggaatCACATCAGAACAATTGAAATAGGGGCTTTCAATGGTCTGGCCAATCTCAACACTTTGGAACTCTTTGACAATCGTCTGACCACTATCCCAAATGGGGCTTTTGTATACCTATCAAAACTGAAGGAACTGTGGTTGAGGAACAACCCCATTGAGAGCATCCCTTCTTATGCTTTTAACAGAATCCCTTCTCTCCGGAGGTTGGATTTGGGGGAATTGAAAAGGCTTTCATACATCTCAGAAGGTGCCTTTGAAGGTCTGTCCAACTTGAGGTATTTGAACCTTGCCATGTGCAATCTTCGAGAGATTCCTAACCTTACTCCACTTGTAAAACTGGATGAATTAGATCTTTCTGGGAATCATCTGACTGCCATCCGGCCAGGTTCTTTCCAAGGGTTAATGCATCTTCAAAAATTGTGGATGATACAGTCCCAGATTCAAGTGATAGAAAGGAATGCTTTTGATAACCTTCAGTCACTTGTAGAGATCAACCTGGCACACAACAATCTAACACTACTGCCTCATGACCTGTTCACACCGCTCCGCCTGGAAAGGATCCACTTGCATCACAATCCTTGGAACTGCAACTGTGATATCCTTTGGCTCAGCTGGTGGATTAAAGACAAGGCACCTTCCAATACTGCATGCTGTGCCCGTTGCCACACGCCTCCCAGTTTAAAAGGAAGGTACATTGGAGAGCTGGACCTGAATTACTTCACATGTTATGCTCCAGTCATAGTGGAGCCACCAGCAGACCTCAACGTCACAGAAGGCATGGCTGCAGAGATGAAATGCCGGGCATCGACCTCCCTGACCTCCGTATCTTGGATTACTCCAAATGGATCTGTAATGACGCATGGCGCATACAGAGTTCGGATTGCTGTGCTCAGCGACGGCACATTAAATTTTACAAAGGTAACTGTGCAAGACACGGGTTTGTACACATGCATGGTGAGTAACTCTGTTGGGAATACCACGGCTTCTGCCACGCTGAATGTGACCGCCCTGGATAACCCTGGTTACACGTACTTCTCGACCGTCACGGTAGAGACTGTGGAACCTTCTCAGGATGAGGCACAGACCACAGAGCAGGTTGGGCCCACACCAGTTACCAACTGGGAAACCATTAACATGACAACCTCACTCACTCCACAGAGCACAAGATCAACAGAAAAAACGTTCACCATTCCTGTGACGGACGCAAACAACGGGATCCCAGGAATAGATGAGGTTATGAAGACTACCAAAATCATAATTGGTTGTTTTGTGGCTATCACTCTCATGGCTGCTGTAATGCTGGTAATTTTCTACAAAATGAGGAAACAGCATCACCGGCAGAACCATCATGCTCCAACACGGACTGTAGAGATCATTAATGTGGATGATGAGCTTACAGGTGACACACCCATAGAGAGTCATTTGCCCATGCCAGCAATAGAGCATGAGCACTTAAATCACTATAACTCTTATAAATCTCCTTTCAACCACACAACAACAGTTAACACAATAAATTCAATACACAGTTCAGTGCATGAACCGTTATTGATCCGAATGAACTCAAAAGACAATGTTCAAGAGACTCAAATCTAA